The genomic stretch ctgtctagtcaaagctatggtttttccagtagtcacttgagagttggactataaggaaagctgagcgccaaagaattgatgcttttgaactctggtgttggagaagactcttgagagtcccttggactgcaaggagatccaaccagtccatcctaaaggagatcagtcctgaatattcattggaaggactgatgctgaagctgaaactccaatactttggccacctgatgtgaagaactgactcatttgaaaagaccctgatgctgggaaagattgaaagcaggaggagaaggggacaacagaggatgagatggttggatggcatcaccgactcaatggacatgagtttgagtaagctctgggagttggtgatggacagggaggcctggtgtgctgtggtccatggggtcgcaaagagttggacacgactgagcgactgaactgaactaaggtaCATGAGGTCATGAGAGTGGCCCTAACCCAAGCTGACTGGTGTCGTTATTAGCAGAGCAggtcaggacacagacacacacagaggaatcaGTTCACACAGTCTTGGAGGCCAAGAAGCCCCCAGTCCACTCCCTGGAAGCAGGAGAGCGGGTCTGTGGTGGTGTCATTCCCTCTGAGCCCTAAAGGCCCGAGAAGCAGGAGTTCTAATGTTGGCAGGCAGGACAGGATGGGCATCCCAGCTCCAGAAGAGGGAATTGGTCCTTCCTGCCTTTTGTTCCGTCTGGGCCTTGGATGGCCTGGGTGATGCCCACTCACATGGGGCAGTGATCTTTCTCAGGCCCACCGTTCGCATGCCAAGTTCTtctggaaacaccctcacagaaacatCAGGAATAATGTTTTGCCAGCTTCACGGGCATCCCTTAGTCCAGGCACGCTGACACACAAAATGGACTATCATGGCCTCCAaggggaacacagccctgccattCCTTCTGACCTCCGGACCACAAGATAACTCGTGTGTGTGGTTTGTGGTCATTTGCTTCGGCAGCCATGGGGAGCAGGGCCCCTGATCTGGATGGACGTGTTCCCCGCCAGCCTTCTGGGAAGGCACAGAGGTGCTGCTgggctggatgggagggaggggctgACCACACAGCTTCCCGGGGCCTCTGGCTTCTCCTTCCGGGGACTGGCCTTGAACGCCGAGCCCTGTGACGAGGCTCTGGCTGTGACTGTCCACTGGTACCTCAGACTGGACTCAGCCTGGGGATCTAGTTGGGTCTTGGCCGCCATCCAGCTGCTTGCAACCTCTGGCTCAGGTGCCCTGGCTCTGCCGTCCACCGGCCTGTGGCCTCCCGGGAAGGCGGCCACTGTTGACCAGAAGCCCCGGGCTGGGTCCCGGACCTGCCACCACCGACTGCGTGGCCCCGGGCAGACATGTCGCCTCTGTCGGGTGGACTGTTATGTGCCAGGACAGTGAGGAGGACAAACCTCCTTACTAAGAGTTTTCCCTTAGTGAGGAAAGGGGAAAATAGACGGTGGGAGGCCACTCTGCCTGCAGGGATGCTGGGCAGGCAAGATGgaggtctgggcttccctgcaCAGGATGTTGAGCTGGTGggcaccagggtcctctgtgccTTGTTCCATACCGctctgatggggaaactgaagcccagccCTCTCCGGGGCTTGGCTCCGTCCAGGCACCAGTCACAGAGGCCGAGCGCCCAGCAACCAGCGACACCCGTCCAGTGGAGCAGAGACTGAGGAAGCCGTGGGGCTCCTGCTCTGCCCTGCCGCTTCTCCCTGactgcccctcctctgccccgTCCCCCCGCAAGCTGAGTGGTTGGTTGCAAAGTCCCATCTGAGCCACACAccacctgcctccctctcttttctgtttgtcttccAGCCCCTCATTAATTCCATTCACCCCCAAGCAGCCCTGGGTGGGGCCCTTTCCTCCTGTAGGCCAAGGAAACCTTCCTCCCCAAGTCTCCTCCCTGAAAGGGCTGCCCGTCACATGGATGGATGGAGGTTTTCTCCGGCAAGAAGTTGGGGAGCAAACTGGGGTGGGCTCCCCACTGGCATGCAGTGAGTGTTTTCTCTCCTGGGGGCGGGGAGCCGTGTGGACCCACCCTGTGAGCCGCTGAGGCCTGGACCTAAGGCCCACGTGCTGGCCATCTgccagggagaggcagggagagaaggtcAGGATGCTGGAAGGGGAAACCGAGGAAGGGCAGCCGTGGCCGAGAGGAACCAGTGCGGCGGGGTCATCACAGGTGCTTCCAGTTTATTCTCCATGGTCCAGGGGAGGGGACAGCGGATAGAGTGCTGGCCAGCCAGGGTGCAAGCCAGGCTGGGCACGAGGAGGGACCGCCCCACTCAAAGCGCCATCGCCTGAAGACCGGCCAGGAGGATGAGCAGGAGGGTGGCAGCCACAGTGGCAAGGCTCCCCCGGGGGCCgcctgcccctctcccctgggGGTCCTGCCAGGGTGGGGTGTTGCACAGGCTGGACTGGCAGCAGGATATGGTCGTCAGGGATCCTTCCACAGTCCTGCTGGTGGGATGACACGTGTCTGCACACCACCCCGAGTAGGTGGTCTGGGGACCTGACTCTGTGGGGGGAGAGAGCAGGTCACACGTGACAGGACATGGCAGGGACGGGGCCCCTCACAGGCATGGGTGACGCCGTCCCGCCACCCCCGGTGGCTCCTCACCAGCGTTCCAGGAGGAGACAATGGCTTTGCATGTCTTGGGGAGCGCGCAGCTCTGCACCTGCCGGCAGTTCTCCCCCTTGTGCAGGGACTGGCACGCGTAGCACTGTGGCCCTGGGGGGCCGGGTGGGCTCAGCTTCGTGAGGGGCACAGCCCCGGAGCACCCCCAGCTCACCCAGGCCTGCCGCTTCCCAGCCTCTTCCCCTCCGAGGTCCCTTCCCAGTTCCTGTCCGCCTCTCCCACTCTCTGCTGACCCCTCAAACCCTGCCCTGCTGGagccccctgcacccccacctcAGGACTGGCCCCCTTGCTCTCCCGCCCCGCCGCCCTGCCTCCCCGGGACAGTTGTGTATTTCTGAACTGGACTCCACACCCAGGGTCGCTGGTCTCTCCATCCTGGGGCTCTGCTGTGCCCCGGTCTGCCTGGTGAACTCCTATTTAACCTCTCTGCCCCAGCACCATTGCCC from Odocoileus virginianus isolate 20LAN1187 ecotype Illinois unplaced genomic scaffold, Ovbor_1.2 Unplaced_Contig_23, whole genome shotgun sequence encodes the following:
- the GPIHBP1 gene encoding glycosylphosphatidylinositol-anchored high density lipoprotein-binding protein 1, whose product is MKALAAVLLALLWCGQQGRGRAQEDEDDDPDAGREGYDDEEDEEEEEASMPAGSRGSGPQCYACQSLHKGENCRQVQSCALPKTCKAIVSSWNAESGPQTTYSGWCADTCHPTSRTVEGSLTTISCCQSSLCNTPPWQDPQGRGAGGPRGSLATVAATLLLILLAGLQAMAL